The Pirellulales bacterium DNA segment GCTGCGTGCCGTTATCCACCAGATACTGTGGCCGCCCGTGGGTGTCGAGCGCGGTGACGGTGTTCACGTCGATGCCGATGTTGCGGTAGAGCGTGGCGAACACTTCCTGGAACGTGACCGGGCGCGCGGCGGCGTACTCGCCCAGTCGGTTGGTGCGGCCGATCACCTGGCCGGTCCGCATGCCGCCGCCGGCCATGATGGCGCACGACACCTGCGGCCAGTGGTCGCGGCTGGCCATCTTGTTGATCCGCGGCGTGCGGCCGAACTCGCCCCAGCAGACCACCGACACGTCGCGGTCCAGCCCGCGCTCGTGGAGATCGCCGACTAGCGCCGAAAGCGCCTGGTCCAAGAGCGGCATATCGACGCGGCCTTGCACGTAATTCATCCCATCGGGGCCGTGCCAGTCCCAGCGGCTGAAGTTCATCGACACGACCCGCGCCCCGGCCTCGACCAGCCGCCGGGCAATACAAAAATTCTCCACCATTCGCGGTGCGCCGTCGCGCTGGTAGGTCGGATCGTTCTGGCCATAGCGTTCGACGATGCGCGGATCCTCCTTCGACAGGTCGAGCGCGTCGGCCAGGCCCGACGAAGTGAGAATGCCCATCGCCTGCCGTGCGTAGGTGTCCATGCCCTCCATCACTCCGGTCGTGTCGGCCTGGCGGCGGAAGTGGTCGAAAGCGCCGAGCAGCGACGTGCGGTCGCGGAGCCGGTCGAGCGTGATGCCGCCCAGCACCATATCGCCGGCCATCTTTTGCCCGCCGTCGCCCACCAAGCGGAAGGGAGCATGCGCCGCCCCCAGGAAGCCGCCATTGCCAGGGTTTCCCCAGCCGCTGGCCCCGGTCTTCCACATCAGCGACAGGTGCGGCGGAACGCCGGGCTGGGTCGGCCCCTGCACTTTCGAGACCCAGGCGCCCATGGCGGGCCAGCCGCCGCCGGGCGGATTGTTCGGCACGCGGCCGGTCATGCACTGATAGCCGTCGTGACCGCCGAAGGCGCCGACGATCGTGCGGATGGGAATGAACTTGTCCATCATGCCGGCGATGCGTGGAAACATCTCGCTGATTTCGATGCCCGGCACGTTGGTCGGGATGGCGGAGAACTCGCCGCGAATCTCGGCCGGGGCTTCGGTTTTGATGTCCCACATATCGAGATGTGGCGGGCCGCCTGGCAGAAAGATATTGATGATCGCCTTGTGCGAGCGGCCGGCGCCCGCCTTGGCCTCGGCGGCCAACAACTGCGCGAGCGACAACCCGCCGAGTGCCATGCCGCCGATCTTGAGAAAACTGCGGCGGCTCAATCCATCGCAAAAACCTGCGGTCTCTTGGCCGAGAATGGTCAGCATGGTGTTTTTCCCATCGGTTTGGCGGGCATGATGGCAGGCAGGAACGAACGCCGGACGCATCAACGTCCGTCGATTCATCTGGCCGCATCATAAACGAGGGCCGGCAAGAGGGCAAGTTGGAGGGTGCAGCCTACTGCCGCCTAAGTCGGAGGACCGGCCCGAATACCTGCCGCATCCTTGAGACCAACCTCTTCCCCACTTACCCACGTCGATCAACTTCCGGAATCTCGGCAAACAGCCGCGCCCAATATCGCTCGGCTTGGTCGTACTCCGTTGCCTCGGTCAGAAAGGTTGGAAAGAGGTGCGTCATGGCGTTTTTTCTCGTAGTGCGGCTCTGGCACAAACGCCAGGGTCGACGCGACACGTGTGTCGCGTCCGCGCCTGCCGCTGCAAGGCACGGGCCGCCGCGTTCCCGCCGCGCGCGGCGGCGAGTTTTACGGTCGTCCGCCGCGCGCGGCGGAGCGCAACGAGATCCCCCTTTTGTTTCGGCAGCGATGCTAGCCGAAACCGTTTATACACAAGCACTTGCGCCGCCTGGCACCCGCCCGTTTCAACGCGATCTGACGGCGCCGAGCCATCGACGCGCGGCGACAAGGCGTCGACTTCGGAGTTCGAAGGCTGCCAACCAATTTCGAAGGCTGCCAAGTCCCCACGGCAGCGCTCGTGCCGCACCTGACGTAGCGTCGGCGTCTCGCCGGCGGAGACCACCAGCGCGCCGGTGATCTTCGGTCCCCGGCAACTCATTTTGTTCGCAGTTGGCCATCTTGGCACATCTTGTGGTTGTCGTTGTGAGAACCACAACATGTTGTGGTCGATTCGAAGGCTGCCAACCAATTTCGAAGGCTGCCAAGTTCCCACAGCCGCGCTCGTGCCGCACTGCGCCTGACGTAGCGTCGGCGTCTCTCCAGCGGAGATCACCAGCGCGCTGGTGATCTTCGGTTCGCGGCAACTCATTTTGTTCGCAGTTGGCCATCTTGGCACATCTTGTGGTTGTCGTTGTGAGAACCACAACATGTTGTGGTCGATTCAAAGGCTGCCAACCAATTTCGAAGGCAGCCAAGCAGCCCAAACTATCCAAAAAAATCCGGCGGCCTGCCTGCCATTTTGGCGGTTACTAGCCATACGGTATTGTTTCAGCTACTTTTGTGCCGTAGGTGAACATTTTATCAGACTCGGTCCCCGCAGTCTCTCGCCTCCAGCAGCCTTGCGGATGCGTCACCCTCCACGACTGATGATCGGGCGCGACCGCCACCATTCAAACGGTAGCGCTGGCGGGCGAGCGGTTCGTGATCCTGCCCGGGGCCGATTTCCTGCGATTGGCGGGCGAGCCGCGCGGGCCGGAGCTGCCGCCGGCCCTGATGGCCCGCAAGCTGATCCGCTCGCGGCAGGCGCTGGGCTGGTCGCAAGTCGAGTTGGCCCGCCGGGCGGGGGTGCGTCCCGAAACGAATCAACCGCATCGAGCAAGCGCGCCGATCGCCCAGCCTGGCCACGTTCGACAAGCTCTACCGGGCATTGGATGAGGGCCAAGCGGAAGCGGCCCGCGGCAAGGCGGCCGCTGGCAAACGCAACGCCCGCAAGTAAACTCCACGCGCAAATCGGCTGTCTGGCGTAGTTGCTCGATGCGGCTGGCGTAGCCCGTTGGCCGATGTTGCCTTGGGGTGGTGATCGCCGCTTGGTCGCGCACGAACGTGGCATCCGCCGAGGGGTGCTTTTGTGCTGACGAGCCAGTCTGCCGCGCCGGACAGGGCTGCCAACACGCGCCGTCGCGAAACGGTCGTGGCAATTCATGGAGGAACTCCGCCTGACGCGGCAAACGCACGAGTACGCCGGCCTTGACCGCCGGCAAGCCGAATTGTATTATAATACAAACACGCCAAGAAAGGTTTATGGGCCAGGTCGTTTTTATCTGGGATCTGGAAGACGACCCGGAGGGGAACTATTGGCACATCACGGCTTATGAAGTCCCGCCGCCCGGTCCGAGAAAGAAGAGCAAGAAACGATGAAGGAAAATACGAACCATAAGAACAACGACGCCAAGGCTCGGGCGCCGGTCGAGTGGACTGCCGAAGACCGTGCGCGGCACCGGGCCATCCGAGCGATGTTCCGCAACTGGCATCCGTCGCCCGAAGAGTTGATCGCCAGCGGCGAGGGGGCGAATTTCGATCTGCAGGGCGAATATCGCGAGTTGCGCCCGTTCGTCGATGAGATCAAGCGGGCCCGGGAAGCGGCGGGACTCACGCTGGCTGAGGTGTCGCGGCGCTGTGGTATCGACCAGCCGGCCCTCTCACGCCTGGAAAACGGCCACAACAAGAACCCGACGCTCGGCACACTCTGGCGTTACGCGGCCGCCGTCGGGCGGCGGCTCATCCTCTCCACCGAAGCGGTCGCTGACACGCGCCCGCGGCGCAGCAAAGCCAAGCGAGTCGCCGCGGCGCGAAAAACGTGAGCCGCTCACGCCACTGGCGAATTTGCCAAACCGATCAAACGACCTCGCGTTTTCAGTGACGCAAAAGGCTGGGTGGTTTGTTTCCCCCCCGCGGAAAAGAGTCGCAACTGCTGAACCCTGAACCCTTGCCAGGTGGTGATCGCCGCTTTGTCACGCACGAACATGGCATCCGCCGAGGGGTGCCTTTGTGCTGGCGAGCCACCCTGCCGCGCCGGACAGGGCTGCGAACAAGCGCCATCGTGAGGCGGTTCCGGCAATCATGGAGAAACCCCGCCGGTGGGTTGGCGCCCCGTTGGCCGCAATCAGGAAAAAAAGCGAATGATTGGATCTGGTCTAGTGCCCCGTCCAGACTAAATTTTCGGGTTGCCAAGGCCGTCGATTTTGGGGAACCTCCGCGTCAACAAGGAGGTTCAGATGAACAAAAAGTATATCGTGCGGCTCACGGACGAAGAACGGGCGATTTGCGAAGCGACCATCAAGAAGGAACGGGCAAGTCGGAGAAACTGCGGCGGGCGACGATCTTGCTCAAGGCCGACGCCAACGGGCCAGCATGGGATGACGCGAAGATCAGCGAGGCGGTCGGTTGCCGGACGCGGACGGTCGAGAACGTGCGGCAAGCATTCGTCCTGGACGGCTTCCAGGGGGCGCTGGTTCGGAAGAGCCGCGCAACGCCGCCGACGCCGAAATTGCTCGACGGCGACGGCGAGGCGAAATTGATCGCCATGCGGTTGGGCAAGCCACCCGCCGGCTACGGCCATTGGACGCTACGGCTGCTGGCGGATCAAGTGGTGGAACTGGAGGTCGTTGAATCGATCAGCCCGGAGACGGTTCGTCAGACGCTAAAAAAAAACGGCATGACCAAGCGGAAAATCCAGTATTGGGTGATTCCTCCCGACGCCAATGGCGAGTTCGTCGCCAGCATGGAGGAGGTGCTGGAGACTTACGAAAAAGCCTACAACCCCGACCGCCCGGTCGTGTGCATGGACGAGCAGCCGGTGCAACTCATCGGCGAGACTCGCGTGCCGATTCCGGCGACCAAGAACCATCCCGAGCGGGTCGATTATGAATACGAACGGAAGGGGACGGCCAGCATCTTCATGTTTGCCGAACCGCTCTCCGGCTTCCGCCAAACGACGGCCCGGCCGCGCCGCACCAAGGACGATTGGGCTCAAGAAGTCGCCCATTTGCTCGATACTCGCTACGCCGGTGTCGATCGGATCACGTTGGTCTGCGACAACTTGAACACGCACACCAAGGGGGCGTTCTACGAAGCGTTCCCGCCCGAGAAGGCCCGCGACTACGTGCGGCGGATCGACTTCGTTTACATCCCCAAGCACGGCAGTTGGCTCAACGTAGCGGAATGCGAGTTGAGTTGCATGACCAGCCAATGCCTGTCGGACCGACGGATCGGCGACCTCGCGACGCTGCAATCCGAAATTGCCGCATGGTCAACCCGCGTCAACGAGAAACAACGGGCCGTCGATTGGCAATTCACGATCGACAAAGCAAGGGTTAAATTGAAGCGGCTCTACCCGAAAATTCAGTCTGGACGGGGCACTAGTCAACGCTGCGACAGCCGAGTGATGAGGCCTCATCCAGCTTGCCTGGATGGTGAATAAGATTGTTCTCGGCGACGGTAGCAGGGCAATCTCCTTCACCATCCGGGCAAGCCGGATGGGGTCGAAGAAGGCGTTGGTGCGAGGGCGCCGTCTAGCTCACCATCTGCTTCACCATCGAGGCGAGCTCGATGGGGTCGAACGCAGCGTCGGCAAGACCAACTCAACTTTAAGACACTTCCAGCCCCCGCGTCGCCCACCTAGGCGGATATCGCCACGGCGTGCTCGTGCTTGCCCGCGGCCGAGACACGGCCTATCCCGCGGTCGTCGACGCGGAGGCCTTTCGACCAACGGTGCTGGCAAGCGTGCGCGAGTTTATCGAAGCTTGGGCGTCACCAAGAAACCCGTCAATCTCGTCTCGCGACCTCTGCTCGGCGTCTCAATAATTAAATCAACGAGACCATCTTTGGAATAAAACTTTGGGGCAGCGCTCACGTAACAGTCTTGGCTTCCGGCAAGCCCACCAAAATCAATCTTGGCTGGGAACTGGTCAGGCTGAACTTTCATGTCATGATTCTCCGTTTGACTTGAAGGATGTGGAACGCACAGTTAAACGATGCGTGCCCGCCCCGAAATCTTTTGGCGCTAACCGCCCGCGAGATCGACCGTACGGTCCGCACGCCGCGACGCAACGACTGCGCAGGCGGCGATCGAATTCTCGCGTGTCGCTTGTTCACATGGCTCGCCGGCCACCTCGCGGCAGATACGGCCGCGCCAGTCGATACGAGAACGCACCGACGTCCCGCTCCAGGTCGAGCACTTCGCAACGGTCGCCTTCAAGTGCCAAGAGGTCAGGCGCCAACCACTCCGGGAAACCGATCAATGCGATGCTGCCCCCAGCATCGACAATCTGAGCGAGAGTCGCGGCGTGGAAGTGGTCGTGCGATAGAAGCGTTATGTGCTGTGGCCGGCCGGCGGCCTGCTCTATTAGAGCCGCGTCAAGGCGGTCCTTGATGTAGTTGTCAACGGGGTCTTCATTCGCGATGGAACGTCCTGTTGGTGGAACGGCCTTGAAGTCATAGCCCATGTATGTCATCGCCCTGAAGAATGGGTATGCCTTTTCGGTGAAGTGGTCTCCGTTCATGGCGAAAACCGGCTTTCCAGTCGACGGAAGGAACCGCTTGACGCGATTGTGCCCGGCGAGCGGTGATTGACTGGCTAAAGGGCGGCCGGGCCCGAGCCCCACGCCCCGGCCGAGCTTGCCTCGGTCGAGCACATGACTTGGCAGGCTGACGACTCGTGCTTGCCACCGGGATGAACCCGGCGGAGAAGATCGGGTCGCGGTGCGCGGCGTGTTAGCCGGTCAATCGTGCCGGCCACGGGGACGAGCCCCGCGGAGCGGCGGCCTTGTGGTGCAGGCGTCCCGCCTGCGCGGTCTTGCGAGCCGCGCACAACATCACGCGCGGTCCGCCCCGTCCGGGCCTTGTGTCCGGCGAGCGCTGATTGACTGGCTAAAGCGCGAGCATCTCTCAACTCTCGCCCCGACCGAGCTTGCCTCGGTCGAGCGCGTGACCTAGCAGCCACGCAGTCGTGCTTTCCATCGGGATGAACCCGGCGGAGAAGATGTATTGGCGGCGGAGCGAACGCGGCTGCGCGACAAACGCGTTAGGCTGGGCTGTAACGTGTGATCCAAGGGACGCGATCAAAGTCGGCGTCGTGACTGGCGATCGACGCTAACCCGAACTGTTGCATGATGGCCACGATTAGCGCGTCGCCGCTCAGCAGGCCGTATTGCTGACTGACGGCTGTGGCGGCAGTGTTAATCGACGCTGGGGGCACAACGATTCGGACGCCGAACTGGTTTACGTCGTCGATCGCCTTTCGAAAGAGGGAGAGCCGCATGATTTCGGCCGGGTGTTTGCGAAGACGCTGCGCGATTCCCGCGACCGGCCATCCGAGTTTCGCCACCGCTTCGGTTGTCATGACACGATGCGCCACATCGTTTAAGACGTGCGTCGAAGTGGCGGCGAACAGCTCGCCGCGTTTGATTCTCGCGAGCAAGTTCGCACACGCGATGCCCAGGGTTGGATGCGGCATGAAGTGATAGACAAACGTATTGGCGTCGATAAAGAGCGACGCGCTGGCGGGGATGTCGCTGAAAGTCACGGCGATTCCTCAACGCCAAACTCAGCGTCGAGGGCCAGGCGCTCGGCTGTCTCGGCGTCGCCCGTCCATCCCAACATCCCATAGCTCGCGCGAACTGGATCGTCGGTGCTCTCGACAAAGGGCTGCCGCGGAGCGGGATGAATAGAAACCTGCACTCGCTCGTGTTCGGCAAGCGGCAACGGTTGCTCCGGCCTAAGAACGCCGTTTTCGTAGACTGCTTGGATCAACAGGGATTGCATACGAAACTCCATAATAGTTGCCCACCAATTATAGTCGGCGGCGGAGCGGCTGGGGAATACCGCCGTGCTGCGCGTG contains these protein-coding regions:
- a CDS encoding DUF1501 domain-containing protein gives rise to the protein MLTILGQETAGFCDGLSRRSFLKIGGMALGGLSLAQLLAAEAKAGAGRSHKAIINIFLPGGPPHLDMWDIKTEAPAEIRGEFSAIPTNVPGIEISEMFPRIAGMMDKFIPIRTIVGAFGGHDGYQCMTGRVPNNPPGGGWPAMGAWVSKVQGPTQPGVPPHLSLMWKTGASGWGNPGNGGFLGAAHAPFRLVGDGGQKMAGDMVLGGITLDRLRDRTSLLGAFDHFRRQADTTGVMEGMDTYARQAMGILTSSGLADALDLSKEDPRIVERYGQNDPTYQRDGAPRMVENFCIARRLVEAGARVVSMNFSRWDWHGPDGMNYVQGRVDMPLLDQALSALVGDLHERGLDRDVSVVCWGEFGRTPRINKMASRDHWPQVSCAIMAGGGMRTGQVIGRTNRLGEYAAARPVTFQEVFATLYRNIGIDVNTVTALDTHGRPQYLVDNGTQPMAEVV
- a CDS encoding helix-turn-helix transcriptional regulator, coding for MKENTNHKNNDAKARAPVEWTAEDRARHRAIRAMFRNWHPSPEELIASGEGANFDLQGEYRELRPFVDEIKRAREAAGLTLAEVSRRCGIDQPALSRLENGHNKNPTLGTLWRYAAAVGRRLILSTEAVADTRPRRSKAKRVAAARKT
- a CDS encoding IS630 family transposase, producing the protein MRSDHQEGTGKSEKLRRATILLKADANGPAWDDAKISEAVGCRTRTVENVRQAFVLDGFQGALVRKSRATPPTPKLLDGDGEAKLIAMRLGKPPAGYGHWTLRLLADQVVELEVVESISPETVRQTLKKNGMTKRKIQYWVIPPDANGEFVASMEEVLETYEKAYNPDRPVVCMDEQPVQLIGETRVPIPATKNHPERVDYEYERKGTASIFMFAEPLSGFRQTTARPRRTKDDWAQEVAHLLDTRYAGVDRITLVCDNLNTHTKGAFYEAFPPEKARDYVRRIDFVYIPKHGSWLNVAECELSCMTSQCLSDRRIGDLATLQSEIAAWSTRVNEKQRAVDWQFTIDKARVKLKRLYPKIQSGRGTSQRCDSRVMRPHPACLDGE
- a CDS encoding type II toxin-antitoxin system VapC family toxin; this encodes MTFSDIPASASLFIDANTFVYHFMPHPTLGIACANLLARIKRGELFAATSTHVLNDVAHRVMTTEAVAKLGWPVAGIAQRLRKHPAEIMRLSLFRKAIDDVNQFGVRIVVPPASINTAATAVSQQYGLLSGDALIVAIMQQFGLASIASHDADFDRVPWITRYSPA
- a CDS encoding antitoxin family protein; this translates as MQSLLIQAVYENGVLRPEQPLPLAEHERVQVSIHPAPRQPFVESTDDPVRASYGMLGWTGDAETAERLALDAEFGVEESP